In one window of Arachis ipaensis cultivar K30076 chromosome B06, Araip1.1, whole genome shotgun sequence DNA:
- the LOC107604917 gene encoding transportin MOS14 (The sequence of the model RefSeq protein was modified relative to this genomic sequence to represent the inferred CDS: added 78 bases not found in genome assembly): MELAVKVAEAVHVLNHDTQSCNRVAANQWLVQFQQTHAAWDVATAILTADRRHNPLPANFEVEFFAAQILKRKIQNEGYLLQLEAKDALLNALLVAVRRFSTGPPQLLTQICLALSALVLQVVAHGNPIQQLFYSLQNLQSQDNGNIAVLEMLTVLPEEVVDNERPDSKISSLQKSHYTQELLSHTPMVLDFLLQQSELSFDGSVQQHERNRKILRCLLSWVRAGCFSEISQGTLPAHPLLNFVFNSLQVPSSFDLAVEVLIELVSRHEGVPQGLLCRVHYLKEVLLLPALTRGDMKIIGGLACLLSEIGQAAPSLIVEASPESLALADALLSCVAFPCEDWEIADSTLQFWSALASYILCLDEDGAKHRKHVEETFSPVFSALLDSLLLRSQVDDSTYNDDRRVIELPDGLVHFRMNLVELFVDICHLLGSSIFIQKLFIAGWASPNLPIPWKEVESKLFALNAAADVIIQNGQSFDFSMVMQIVTMLSTKPSDGLKGFNCIVYRSLAEVIGSYSKWISSFKENFRPLLLFLAIGISEPLSSNACASTLRKVCEDASIVIYEPSNLEVLMWIGEGLDKWHLSMEDEEEVMNAISLILSSVPNRELKSNLLARFLSSSYEAIGKLVDPETSHSLKQNPASYMQVLNAASRGLHRMGTVFNHLSISAVAEPAADDSILSLLRVFWPILEKVFSSEHMESSNLSMAACRALSLAIQSSGQHFATLLPKVLDWLSTNFVLYQSHEYYIRTASIVIEEFGHREEYGPLFVTTFERFTHAASVMALTSSYICDQEPDLVEAYTNFASTFIRSCNKDALSSCGSLLEVSIQKAAICCTAMHRGAALAAMSYLSCFLDVGLVSLLEHINCILEGSFNATTIHVISHSGEGLVSNVVYALLGVSAMSRVHKCATILQQLAAICTLSERTTLKSILCWQTLHGWLQSAVSLSLSLSLSLSLSLILVPLWSKALVDAAADYLESKNSNGLKSNYGHMQGKGGRVLKRLVREFADSHRNIPNLT, from the exons ATGGAACTTGCAGTGAAGGTGGCTGAAGCT CACGCCGCCTGGGACGTTGCCACCGCCATCCTCACCGCCGATCGCCGCCACAATCCTCTCCCCGCCAATTTCGAGGTGGAGTTCTTCGCTGCCCAGATTCTCAAACGCAag ATACAAAATGAGGGTTATCTACTGCAATTAGAAGCTAAGGATGCTTTGTTAAACGCCCTTCTTGTTGCAGTCAGGAGATTCAGCACTGGGCCTCCccag CTTTTAACACAGATTTGTCTTGCACTCTCTGCCCTTGTTCTTCAAGTTGTTGCGCATGGAAACCCAATTCAGCAGCTTTTTTACagtctgcagaatttgcagaGCCAGGATAATGGTAATATTGCCGTCCTGGAGATGCTCACTGTCCTGCCAGAGGAAGTTGTTGATAATGAACGACCTGATTCTAAAATTAGTTCATTACAAAAAAGCCATTATACACAAGAG ctTCTATCGCATACGCCTATGGTTCTTGATTTCTTGCTGCAACAATCTGAACTAAGTTTTGATGGTTCTGTGCAACAGCATGAAAGGAATCGGAAAATTTTGCGTTGCTTATTGAGCTGG GTTAGAGCAGGATGCTTCTCGGAGATTTCCCAGGGAACATTGCCAGCTCACCCACTTCTGAATTTTGTGTTCAACTCATTGCAG GTACCTTCCTCATTTGATTTGGCCGTTGAAGTACTCATTGAACTTGTGAGTAGACATGAG GGAGTGCCTCAAGGTCTGTTATGCAGAGTACATTATTTAAAGGAAGTACTTCTCCTTCCAGCTCTTACTAGGGGAGACATGAAAATAATTGGGGGCCTTGCATGCTTGTTGTCAGAAATTGGGCAGGCT GCTCCGTCCCTTATAGTAGAAGCAAGTCCAGAATCCCTTGCATTGGCAGATGCACTCCTGAG CTGCGTGGCATTTCCGTGTGAAGATTGGGAGATTGCAGACTCTACACTGCAGTTTTG GTCCGCTCTTGCAAGCTATATCCTTTGCCTTGATGAGGATGGTGCAAAACATAGGAAACATGTGGAGGAAACTTTTTCACCTGTCTTCTCAGCATTACTTGATTCATTGTTGTTGCGATCTCAG GTGGATGATTCTACATACAATGATGAcagaagagtgattgagttgccTGATGGTCTTGTCCATTTCAGGATGAATCTAGTAGAACTTTTTGTGGATATATGTCACCTTTTAGGATCTTCCATATTTATACAAAAG CTCTTTATTGCTGGGTGGGCATCTCCAAATCTACCAATCCCTTGGAAGGAAGTGGAAAGCAAGCTGTTTGCTCTTAATGCT GCCGCTGATGTGATAATACAGAATGGCCAGAGTTTTGATTTCTCTATGGTCATGCAGATTGTGACCATGTTGTCCACAAAGCCGTCAGATGGGTTGAAGGGTTTCAACTGCATT GTATACAGATCTCTAGCAGAGGTGATTGGTTCCTATTCTAAGTGGATATCTTCTTTCAAGGAAAATTTTAGGCCCTTGTT ATTATTTCTTGCTATAGGGATTTCAGAGCCTCTATCCTCGAATGCTTGTGCGTCTACCCTGCGGAAAGTCTGTGAGGATGCTTCTATAGTAATTTATGAACCTTCAAATTTGGAAGTTCTGATGTGGATAGGGGAG GGGCTAGACAAGTGGCATTTATCAATGGAAGATGAGGAAGAAGTAATGAATGCTATAAGTCTGATCCTTAGTTCTGTTCCCAACAGAGAACTGAAGAGCAACTTATTGGCTAGATTTCTTTCTTCTAGCTATGAAGCAATCGGGAAACTT GTTGATCCAGAGACCAGCCATTCTCTTAAGCAGAACCCTGCTTCCTATATGCAAGTTTTGAATGCTGCCTCTAGAGGGTTACACAG AATGGGAACTGTATTCAATCATCTTTCTATATCTGCGGTGGCTGAACCTGCTGCAGATGACTCCATACTTTCACTCTTACGGGTTTTCTGGCCCATCTTGGAGAAAGTTTTTAGCTCTGAACATATGGAGAGTAGTAATTTATCCATGGCAGCCTGCCGAGCTCTTTCGCTAGCTATTCAATCTTCAG GTCAGCATTTTGCAACATTATTGCCGAAAGTGCTGGATTGGCTTTCAACAAATTTTGTTTTGTACCAAAGTCATGAGTATTACATAAGAACCG CTTCCATTGTCATTGAGGAGTTTGGTCACCGAGAGGAGTACGGACCTTTATTTGTCACCACATTTGAAAGGTTTACTCATGCAGCTTCTGTAATGGCTCTAACTTCCTCCTACATATGTGACCAAGAACCTGACTTAGTGGAGGCGTACACCAATTTTGCATCTACATTTATTCGTTCCTGTAACAAG GATGCCCTTTCATCCTGTGGTTCTCTTCTTGAAGTTTCTATCCAAAAAGCTGCTATATGCTGCACAGCAATGCACCGCGGAGCTGCGCTGGCCGCAATGTCATATTTGTCTT GTTTCTTAGATGTGGGCCTTGTCTCGCTGTTAGAACATATTAATTGTATTCTTGAAGGGTCATTCAACGCCACAACCATCCATGTCATTTCTCACAGTGGTGAGGGGCTTGTATCCAATGTGGTTTATGCTTTACTTGGTGTATCTGCAATGTCCCGG GTTCACAAATGTGCAACAATTCTTCAACAACTGGCTGCAATTTGCACATTATCCGAAAGAACAACATTGAAGTCTATACTTTGCTGGCAAACTCTGCATGGATGGCTACAGTCAgcagtctctctctctctctctctctctctctctctctctctctctctcatattgGTGCCACTTTGGTCAAAGGCCCTTGTCGATGCAGCCGCTGATTATCTCGAGAGCAAGAACTCCAATGGATTGAAGAGTAATTACGGGCATATGCAAGGGAAGGGTGGCAGAGTTTTAAAGCGCCTTGTCCGGGAATTTGCCGATTCTCACCGGAATATACCAAATCTAACTTGA